From a region of the Desulfuromonas sp. KJ2020 genome:
- a CDS encoding MXAN_5187 C-terminal domain-containing protein, with product MQERNAISVALVEMEQDLKDLQIRYEQYFGGVEKREPIREREELSRRLRLLSNRRIIQTDLRFRHQSLLARFHSYASHWDRILRLIDEGKYERHLAKLKRPQPEGEPRARQEGESPPDATVDRLYQDLVTARQACNLAGTAPDRQQVAEFLSRQREKIREKFGDREVDFVVVTEDGKPKIKVRAKK from the coding sequence ATGCAAGAAAGAAACGCCATCTCTGTGGCCCTGGTCGAAATGGAGCAGGATCTCAAGGATCTCCAGATCCGCTACGAACAGTATTTTGGCGGGGTCGAGAAGCGCGAACCCATCCGGGAGCGGGAGGAACTTTCGCGCCGGCTGCGTCTTCTCAGCAACCGGCGCATCATCCAGACCGATCTGCGCTTCCGCCACCAGTCCCTGCTGGCCCGCTTCCACAGCTACGCCAGTCATTGGGACCGCATTCTGCGCCTCATCGACGAAGGCAAGTACGAGCGACATCTGGCCAAGCTCAAGCGCCCCCAACCCGAGGGAGAACCCCGCGCACGGCAAGAGGGCGAATCACCGCCGGACGCGACCGTCGACCGACTCTACCAGGATCTGGTGACGGCTCGTCAGGCCTGCAACCTGGCCGGCACCGCCCCCGACCGGCAGCAGGTGGCCGAGTTTTTATCCCGTCAGCGGGAAAAAATCCGTGAAAAATTCGGTGACAGGGAAGTCGATTTCGTCGTCGTCACGGAAGATGGCAAACCCAAGATTAAAGTCCGAGCCAAGAAATAG
- a CDS encoding patatin-like phospholipase family protein, with product MAGASHKTALVLAGGGIMGAAYEIGCLTAVDRLFLPGFSSRRFDMYVGVSAGSVIATLMANRIAPETLFKALASNDSTVFNWRRGDIYRMDKGAIFKSLWDVSRNLFGIFRHHRRKGWGFTFSDMVKIVQEQFPAGLFSLEPMQRYLREAFAQENIADAFDRLKAELYIPAYDLDRGTRVVFGTEGYRDMAICQAITASCAIPFFFSPLQIGDRFYLDGSVGRVSHIDIAIERGAKLILVVNPRVPMNNDREHICLPSLSFGRCSSIAHLGLSSAWEQARRIENKEKLDLALETYGRCHPEVDILLIEPGREESMLFFQNPMSNAARHHIMNYGYHLTLSQLQKDYDHFHARFAKHGIKTTAKRLHRAPPAEIVD from the coding sequence ATGGCCGGTGCCTCCCACAAGACCGCTCTCGTCCTCGCCGGTGGCGGGATCATGGGAGCCGCCTACGAAATCGGTTGCCTGACCGCCGTCGATCGCCTCTTTTTGCCCGGCTTTTCCAGCCGCCGTTTTGATATGTATGTCGGCGTCAGCGCCGGTTCGGTCATCGCCACCCTCATGGCCAACCGCATCGCCCCCGAGACTCTTTTCAAAGCACTCGCGAGCAACGACTCGACGGTCTTCAACTGGCGACGCGGAGATATCTACCGCATGGACAAGGGGGCCATTTTCAAGTCCCTCTGGGATGTCTCCCGCAACCTTTTCGGCATTTTTCGCCACCATCGCCGCAAGGGTTGGGGCTTCACTTTTTCGGATATGGTGAAGATCGTGCAGGAGCAGTTCCCTGCTGGTCTCTTCTCCCTGGAGCCAATGCAGCGCTACCTGCGCGAAGCCTTCGCACAGGAGAATATCGCCGATGCGTTTGATCGGCTCAAGGCCGAACTGTATATCCCGGCCTATGACCTCGACCGCGGGACCCGAGTCGTCTTCGGCACCGAAGGATACCGGGATATGGCAATCTGTCAGGCCATTACTGCCTCCTGCGCCATCCCCTTCTTCTTCAGCCCGCTGCAGATCGGCGACCGTTTCTATCTCGACGGCTCCGTCGGCCGCGTTTCGCATATCGATATCGCTATTGAACGGGGCGCCAAACTCATCCTGGTCGTCAACCCCCGGGTGCCGATGAACAACGACCGGGAGCACATCTGCCTGCCATCTCTGTCTTTCGGTCGATGTTCCAGCATTGCCCACCTGGGGCTCAGCTCCGCCTGGGAACAGGCCCGCCGTATCGAGAACAAGGAAAAACTCGACCTGGCGCTGGAGACCTACGGGCGCTGCCACCCCGAGGTGGACATCCTGCTGATCGAACCGGGACGCGAAGAGTCCATGCTCTTTTTCCAGAACCCCATGAGCAACGCGGCCCGCCACCACATTATGAATTACGGCTATCACCTGACCCTGAGCCAGCTGCAGAAGGATTACGATCACTTTCACGCCCGTTTTGCCAAGCATGGCATCAAAACCACGGCAAAACGACTGCACAGGGCGCCACCGGCGGAAATCGTCGACTGA
- a CDS encoding B12-binding domain-containing radical SAM protein encodes MTIVLPTLHVRRSAQAVPLAAACLAAALPASLRSATHLPDFFPDQSDEDILAGILAFAPDLVAFPIYVWNRRRLTQLARQLKQRRPALRLVAGGPEATADAAAILAEGIFDALVCGEGEIPFAHLLTAWQDSEAATPRAGILFKNQQAPAVCETNAGPESLDELTSPWLTGTLVPQTGQGVLWETSRGCPFGCDFCFDARGHHGVRPVSFERLRAELDLFVRQGVSQVWVLDSTFNYPPERGKMLLRLLAERAPHIHFHLEAKADFLDRETVRLLARLSCSVQIGLQSANPKVLRQVHRSLDPELFARKVRLLAAEGVTFGLDLIYGLPTDDYTGFTHSLNTALGFTPNHLDIFPLAVLPGTPLHRNRDKFALNAQTAPPYEILSTATLSADDMERCRDLAAGTDLFYNLGRAVGFFQSLLTAMQEEAVPFLENFAAWAMTKASVSREEFRDSSRWTTARILDLQEGYIRQRLKTLGRTDLLPAALDMVRYHFHYAETLLGEETRPADPEQRRSRDSWNTPWQRSAAARLVPFSYEILDLLEMGEMDLERIASLFRPVGSVALFARRGPEVLCESLEEDFLKLLQGADGQKTPREIFAGSISRNEGEEILEFALSEGFLVPSGDINPSRVTGKKPYLKRPQKGKG; translated from the coding sequence ATGACCATCGTCCTGCCCACATTGCACGTCCGCCGGTCGGCCCAAGCGGTGCCGTTGGCCGCCGCCTGCCTGGCGGCCGCGCTGCCCGCCTCCCTGAGGTCGGCAACCCACCTTCCTGATTTTTTCCCCGACCAGAGCGACGAAGACATCCTCGCCGGCATCCTGGCCTTCGCTCCCGACCTGGTGGCCTTTCCCATCTACGTCTGGAACCGCCGCCGCCTGACCCAGTTGGCCCGGCAGCTCAAACAACGCCGTCCCGCCCTGCGGCTGGTCGCCGGCGGGCCCGAAGCCACCGCCGATGCCGCCGCCATTCTGGCCGAGGGGATTTTTGACGCCCTCGTCTGCGGGGAGGGGGAAATCCCCTTCGCTCACCTGCTGACCGCCTGGCAGGATTCCGAGGCGGCCACCCCAAGGGCTGGAATTCTTTTTAAAAACCAGCAGGCCCCCGCAGTCTGCGAAACCAATGCCGGACCCGAGAGCCTGGATGAACTGACCTCCCCCTGGCTGACCGGGACACTGGTTCCCCAGACAGGCCAGGGCGTTTTATGGGAAACTTCCCGCGGCTGCCCTTTCGGCTGCGATTTCTGCTTTGACGCACGCGGTCATCACGGTGTACGTCCCGTCTCCTTTGAACGCCTCCGCGCCGAACTCGACCTCTTTGTTCGGCAGGGCGTCTCCCAGGTCTGGGTGCTGGATTCCACCTTCAACTACCCCCCCGAGCGGGGCAAGATGCTGCTGCGCCTGCTGGCCGAACGGGCGCCCCACATCCACTTTCACCTCGAAGCCAAAGCGGACTTCCTCGATCGGGAAACGGTCCGCCTGCTGGCCCGCCTGTCCTGCTCGGTGCAGATCGGCCTGCAGTCCGCCAACCCCAAGGTGCTGCGCCAGGTTCACCGTTCCCTCGACCCTGAGCTCTTCGCGCGCAAGGTCCGCCTGCTCGCCGCCGAAGGGGTCACTTTCGGCCTCGACCTCATCTACGGCCTGCCCACGGACGACTACACCGGCTTTACCCACAGTCTGAATACGGCCCTGGGTTTCACCCCCAATCATCTGGACATCTTCCCTCTCGCCGTCCTGCCGGGAACCCCTCTGCATCGAAACCGGGACAAGTTCGCCCTCAACGCCCAGACCGCGCCGCCCTACGAAATCCTTTCCACGGCGACTTTAAGCGCCGACGACATGGAACGCTGCCGCGACCTGGCCGCCGGCACGGATCTCTTCTACAACCTGGGGCGGGCCGTGGGCTTCTTCCAGTCTCTGCTCACCGCCATGCAGGAAGAAGCGGTCCCCTTTCTGGAAAACTTCGCTGCCTGGGCAATGACCAAGGCTTCGGTCAGCCGTGAAGAGTTCCGCGACTCCTCCCGCTGGACGACGGCGCGGATTCTCGACCTGCAGGAGGGCTACATCCGCCAGCGGCTGAAGACCCTGGGCCGGACGGATCTGCTGCCGGCGGCGCTCGACATGGTGCGTTATCACTTTCATTACGCCGAGACCCTGCTGGGTGAGGAAACCCGGCCAGCTGACCCGGAACAGCGTCGCAGCCGAGACAGCTGGAACACGCCCTGGCAGCGCTCAGCCGCCGCCAGGCTGGTGCCCTTCAGTTATGAAATACTGGATCTGCTCGAAATGGGAGAGATGGATCTTGAACGCATTGCCAGCCTCTTCCGCCCGGTCGGGTCGGTCGCCCTCTTTGCCCGCCGGGGCCCCGAGGTTCTTTGCGAATCGCTGGAGGAGGATTTTCTGAAATTGCTGCAGGGAGCGGATGGCCAGAAAACTCCCCGGGAAATTTTCGCGGGGAGTATCTCACGCAACGAAGGAGAGGAAATTCTTGAATTCGCCCTCAGTGAAGGGTTTCTTGTCCCTTCCGGGGACATAAATCCAAGCCGGGTCACTGGAAAGAAGCCTTACCTGAAAAGACCTCAAAAAGGGAAGGGCTGA
- a CDS encoding thioredoxin family protein produces MRIDILCKPESSGKGERALENVRQALSLLELEAEVHLFKDRRKMIDSRVHVSPALLVDDSVRVSGRVPEVDEIVKILIERPRFRQRLRKVA; encoded by the coding sequence ATGCGTATCGATATTTTGTGCAAACCCGAAAGCTCCGGCAAAGGTGAGCGGGCCCTTGAGAATGTTCGGCAGGCCCTGTCCCTCCTGGAACTGGAGGCGGAGGTTCATCTTTTCAAGGATCGTCGCAAAATGATCGACAGCCGTGTGCACGTATCGCCCGCTCTGCTGGTGGATGACAGCGTGAGGGTGTCCGGACGGGTGCCCGAGGTCGACGAGATTGTCAAGATTCTGATTGAACGGCCGCGATTCCGACAACGCCTTCGGAAGGTGGCCTGA
- a CDS encoding response regulator has product MRKKRFGEVLVEAGVVTEEILQQALQRQKGTGKRLGTVLEEMGSVTQRDIAGVLARQFGFKTVSGFAKHRFSPELLGLVESDEAIHSLVFPLKVVEKTLYLAMVNPLAEDVLENITFRTGLKIQPLVTTPAEIEEAVSRHYLKEQQGGENQWTVLVVEDGELVRAATVSALKKMGFHVLEAVNGAEGLQVARDKKPHLILTDMLMPRLDGQEMYAALQEDPALRKIPVVALSGLASAEEEARLLDLGFFDFIPKPVNPVRLVARVRRALRLTYGSAA; this is encoded by the coding sequence ATGAGAAAAAAGCGTTTTGGCGAGGTTCTTGTTGAGGCCGGGGTCGTAACCGAAGAGATTCTGCAGCAGGCGTTGCAGAGACAAAAAGGGACCGGAAAACGTCTCGGCACGGTGCTCGAAGAAATGGGGAGTGTCACCCAGCGGGATATTGCCGGTGTTCTGGCCCGGCAATTCGGCTTCAAGACGGTCAGCGGCTTTGCCAAACATCGTTTTTCGCCCGAACTTCTTGGCCTGGTCGAAAGCGATGAAGCCATCCATTCCCTGGTCTTCCCGTTAAAAGTGGTGGAAAAGACCCTCTACCTTGCCATGGTCAATCCGCTGGCCGAAGATGTGCTGGAAAACATCACCTTCCGTACCGGCTTGAAAATTCAGCCTCTGGTCACCACGCCGGCCGAAATCGAAGAGGCGGTCAGCCGGCATTATCTGAAAGAACAGCAGGGCGGCGAAAATCAGTGGACGGTGCTGGTGGTTGAAGACGGCGAACTGGTTCGCGCTGCCACCGTGTCCGCCTTGAAAAAGATGGGGTTCCATGTGCTCGAAGCCGTCAATGGCGCCGAAGGCCTGCAGGTGGCCCGGGACAAGAAACCCCACCTGATCCTGACCGATATGCTGATGCCGCGCCTGGATGGTCAGGAGATGTATGCCGCTTTGCAGGAAGATCCCGCTCTTCGCAAAATTCCTGTAGTGGCTCTGTCCGGTCTGGCCTCGGCGGAAGAAGAAGCGCGCCTGCTCGACCTTGGTTTTTTCGATTTTATCCCCAAGCCCGTCAACCCCGTCCGCCTGGTGGCCCGGGTGCGCCGGGCGCTGCGACTGACCTACGGTTCGGCTGCCTGA
- the clpB gene encoding ATP-dependent chaperone ClpB yields the protein MDPNKMTEKTQEAMQAAQTRAMKYGHLEVDVEHLLMALLEQQGGLIGRLLQRMDVPVDNFAAAVKQELERRPSVSGPGVEAGKIYVTQRLNRLLIKAQEEATHLKDDYVSVEHLLLAMVEEGPSTAAGKLLAQFKITRDRLLQALTAVRGHQRVTSPDPEGTYEALEKYGRDLVKEVQKGRLDPVIGRDSEIRRVIRILSRKTKNNPVLIGEPGVGKTAIAEGLAHRIVRGDVPEGLKNKTIFALDIGALVAGAKYRGEFEERLKAVLNEIRQSEGRILLFIDELHTIVGAGKAEGSMDAGNMLKPMLARGELHCLGATTLDEYRKYIEKDAALERRFQPVMVDQPNVEDTISILRGLKERFEVFHGVRIQDNALVASAILSNRYITDRFLPDKAIDLVDEACAMIRTEIDSMPTELDEVTRRVMQLEIEEAALTKEKDRASRERLEGLRKELAELKHEADTLRAQWDLEKGAIKKVQTLREEIEKVRQQIEVAEREYDLNRAAELKHGRLPQLEQELRQAETVHGQDYEGPSLLREEVTEEEIAEIISRWTGIPVTRLMEGEREKLLKLDQILHQRVVGQDEAVQLVADAVIRARAGIKDPQRPIGSFIFLGPTGVGKTELARTLAEALFDSEDNMVRIDMSEYMEKHTVSRLIGAPPGYVGYEEGGQLTEAVRRKPYAVILFDEIEKAHHDVFNVLLQILDDGRVTDSQGRTVDFKNTVIIMTSNIGSQYLIDGVTRDGEIQEGARSSVMGELRREFRPEFLNRVDDIVLFKPLTLEEIKRIVDLLTQGLRRRLADRCLTLEMTDAARDFIAQNAYDPVYGARPLKRYLQHAVETRIGRAIIRGDLREGARLVVDVQDGDLTVLPSHAVEGSPTLAEGCAPA from the coding sequence ATGGATCCCAATAAAATGACCGAAAAAACCCAGGAAGCCATGCAGGCGGCCCAGACCCGGGCCATGAAATACGGACACCTGGAGGTGGACGTTGAGCACCTGCTGATGGCCCTCCTCGAACAGCAAGGGGGTCTCATCGGGCGCCTGCTGCAGCGCATGGACGTGCCGGTAGACAACTTCGCGGCGGCCGTCAAGCAAGAGTTGGAGCGCCGGCCCAGCGTGTCAGGACCGGGCGTGGAAGCCGGCAAGATCTATGTGACACAGCGCCTCAACCGCCTGCTGATCAAAGCCCAGGAAGAAGCCACCCATCTCAAGGATGATTATGTCAGCGTCGAGCACCTGCTGCTCGCCATGGTGGAAGAAGGCCCCTCCACGGCCGCAGGCAAGCTGCTGGCCCAGTTCAAGATCACCCGCGATCGCCTGTTGCAGGCCCTTACCGCCGTGCGCGGTCATCAGCGGGTGACCAGCCCCGATCCGGAGGGAACCTACGAAGCGCTGGAGAAGTATGGGCGCGATCTGGTCAAGGAAGTCCAGAAGGGGCGGCTCGATCCCGTCATCGGGCGGGACTCGGAGATCCGCCGGGTCATCCGCATTCTCAGCCGCAAGACCAAGAACAATCCGGTCCTGATCGGCGAGCCGGGCGTCGGCAAGACCGCCATTGCTGAAGGTCTGGCCCACCGCATCGTGCGGGGTGACGTTCCCGAGGGGCTGAAGAACAAGACCATCTTCGCCCTCGACATAGGGGCGCTGGTGGCGGGGGCCAAGTACCGCGGCGAATTCGAGGAGCGGCTCAAAGCCGTACTCAACGAGATTCGCCAGAGCGAGGGGCGCATTCTGCTCTTCATCGATGAGCTGCACACCATCGTCGGCGCCGGCAAGGCGGAAGGTTCCATGGACGCCGGCAACATGCTCAAGCCCATGTTGGCCCGTGGCGAACTGCACTGCCTGGGCGCCACCACGCTGGACGAGTACCGCAAGTACATCGAAAAGGACGCCGCCCTCGAGCGCCGCTTTCAGCCGGTGATGGTCGATCAGCCCAACGTGGAAGATACCATCAGCATCCTGCGGGGGCTCAAGGAGCGCTTTGAGGTTTTCCACGGTGTCCGCATCCAGGACAACGCCCTGGTTGCCTCGGCCATCCTCAGCAACCGCTACATCACCGACCGTTTTCTGCCGGACAAGGCTATCGACCTGGTCGACGAGGCCTGCGCCATGATCCGCACCGAGATCGACTCCATGCCCACCGAGCTGGACGAGGTCACCCGCCGGGTCATGCAGCTGGAAATCGAAGAGGCCGCCCTCACCAAGGAGAAGGACCGGGCCAGCCGTGAGCGTCTGGAAGGCCTGCGCAAGGAGCTGGCCGAGCTCAAGCATGAGGCTGACACCCTGCGCGCCCAGTGGGATCTGGAGAAAGGGGCGATCAAGAAGGTGCAGACCCTGCGCGAGGAGATTGAAAAGGTGCGCCAGCAGATCGAAGTGGCCGAACGCGAGTACGATCTCAACCGCGCCGCCGAGCTCAAGCACGGCCGCCTGCCCCAGCTGGAGCAGGAGCTGCGCCAGGCCGAGACGGTCCACGGGCAGGATTATGAAGGGCCCAGCCTCCTGCGCGAAGAGGTGACGGAAGAAGAAATCGCCGAGATCATCTCCCGCTGGACCGGCATCCCGGTGACGCGCCTGATGGAAGGGGAGCGGGAAAAACTGCTGAAGCTCGACCAGATCCTGCACCAGCGGGTGGTGGGGCAGGACGAGGCCGTACAACTGGTAGCCGACGCCGTCATCCGTGCCCGGGCCGGCATCAAGGATCCCCAGCGTCCCATCGGCTCTTTCATCTTCCTGGGTCCCACAGGGGTGGGCAAGACCGAGCTGGCCCGCACTTTGGCCGAGGCCCTTTTCGACAGCGAGGACAACATGGTGCGCATCGACATGTCCGAGTACATGGAGAAGCACACGGTCAGCCGCCTCATCGGCGCCCCTCCCGGCTATGTCGGCTACGAGGAAGGGGGGCAGCTGACGGAGGCCGTGCGGCGTAAACCCTATGCGGTCATTCTCTTCGATGAAATCGAAAAGGCGCACCATGACGTCTTCAACGTGCTGCTGCAGATCCTTGACGATGGCCGCGTGACCGACTCGCAGGGGCGCACGGTCGACTTCAAGAACACGGTCATCATCATGACCTCCAATATCGGTTCCCAGTATCTTATCGATGGGGTGACGCGAGACGGCGAGATCCAGGAAGGCGCCCGCAGTTCGGTGATGGGGGAGTTGCGGCGGGAGTTCCGCCCCGAATTCCTCAACCGGGTCGACGACATCGTGCTGTTCAAACCGCTCACTCTGGAGGAAATCAAGCGCATCGTCGATTTGCTGACGCAGGGCTTGCGCCGGCGACTGGCCGACCGCTGCCTCACATTGGAGATGACCGATGCCGCCCGGGATTTCATTGCCCAGAACGCCTACGATCCGGTCTATGGTGCCCGGCCCCTCAAGCGCTATCTCCAGCATGCGGTGGAGACCCGCATCGGTCGGGCCATCATTCGCGGCGACCTGCGCGAAGGAGCCAGGCTGGTCGTTGATGTCCAGGATGGCGATCTGACCGTCCTGCCGTCCCACGCGGTCGAGGGGAGCCCCACCCTCGCAGAAGGCTGTGCGCCGGCATAG
- a CDS encoding Hsp20/alpha crystallin family protein yields the protein MAAHEIYDSSKENKALAREQTRSARNYVTPAVDILETDEGLTLLADMPGVSRENLHIGIDKGVLTIEGEVPPPQGEELYREFSLSAYYRQFQLPDEIDPDKAKAEVRDGVLRLHLPKAEAARPRRIEISSS from the coding sequence ATGGCAGCACATGAAATTTACGACAGCAGCAAAGAGAATAAAGCTCTGGCCCGGGAACAGACCCGCTCCGCCCGCAACTACGTCACCCCGGCCGTCGACATCCTGGAGACCGATGAGGGGCTGACCCTGCTGGCCGATATGCCGGGGGTCTCCCGCGAGAACCTGCACATCGGCATCGACAAAGGTGTGTTGACCATTGAAGGAGAAGTGCCGCCCCCCCAGGGTGAAGAGCTCTATCGGGAATTTTCCCTGTCCGCCTATTATCGGCAGTTCCAGCTTCCCGACGAGATCGATCCCGACAAGGCCAAGGCCGAAGTCAGAGACGGGGTGTTGCGGCTGCATCTGCCCAAGGCGGAGGCGGCCAGGCCCCGCCGCATTGAAATCAGCTCCAGCTGA
- a CDS encoding Hsp20/alpha crystallin family protein — MANWDLFREMDSLRREMENAFRGFGAARLLEPAFLPGMGVRPFPRINLREDADNYYVEALVPGVNADQLEMTLQKGSLTLSGERKEVEGEEQAKVWHRRERGFGAFLRTIELPGEVDADKVQAAYHDGILRVTLPKQEAAKPKKITVQVG; from the coding sequence ATGGCAAATTGGGATCTTTTCAGGGAAATGGACAGTCTTCGTCGGGAGATGGAAAACGCTTTTCGCGGCTTCGGTGCCGCCCGTCTGCTGGAGCCGGCTTTTCTACCGGGCATGGGGGTCCGGCCTTTTCCACGCATCAATCTGCGGGAGGATGCGGACAACTATTATGTCGAGGCGCTGGTGCCGGGAGTCAATGCCGACCAGCTGGAAATGACCCTGCAGAAGGGGAGTCTGACCCTCTCCGGTGAAAGGAAAGAAGTCGAAGGGGAAGAGCAGGCCAAGGTCTGGCACCGTCGCGAGCGAGGTTTCGGAGCCTTCCTGCGTACCATCGAACTGCCGGGCGAGGTGGATGCCGACAAAGTGCAGGCTGCCTATCATGACGGGATCCTGCGGGTCACTCTGCCCAAGCAGGAAGCGGCCAAACCGAAGAAAATAACCGTTCAGGTCGGCTGA
- a CDS encoding sigma-54-dependent Fis family transcriptional regulator, with the protein MLADGEKSIGLPARVPDLVAARGEVGPWRVLSLSPALAEWLGVASTEAVGAPLEELFAGVRPALPDLANEAIERDLPLLDLQIRFAGREDILLMVEVRPGGLTSDFRGRTVTFTFRQPTSAERDTVETFHGMVGSSPLTREVFRKISLYGPTTASVVVTGETGSGKELVARALHDCSDRDAGPYVAVNCSAISAELLESELFGHEKGAFTGAVRTHVGRFERADGGTLFLDEIGDMPLHTQAKLLRVLEEGTFERVGGESTRRIDVRIVAATNVPLEQAVGQGRFRADLYHRLSVLRIHLPPLRERKEDIPALVTHFLRIFSQKYDRRIHRLTGEALALLQSYLWPGNVRELRNVLERVFIETQGEVIGAKAFREWIQERRHFAAGEWGSTAAETPPLIPPYPLLSAPSLLEGQADISSSANSPRRQSTRPAELDADEIRRAFQAADGNLTAAARLLGVHRATLYRYLDKLDLSRRDLES; encoded by the coding sequence ATGCTTGCTGACGGTGAAAAATCGATTGGCCTGCCAGCCAGGGTGCCCGATCTGGTCGCGGCCAGGGGGGAGGTCGGCCCCTGGCGCGTACTGAGTCTGTCGCCGGCCCTGGCCGAGTGGCTCGGTGTGGCCTCGACCGAGGCCGTTGGCGCTCCTCTGGAAGAACTCTTTGCCGGTGTTCGCCCGGCCCTGCCTGATCTGGCCAATGAAGCCATCGAGCGTGATCTGCCTCTGCTGGATCTGCAGATTCGTTTCGCCGGCCGGGAAGATATCCTGCTCATGGTGGAGGTGCGCCCCGGTGGCTTGACCTCGGATTTTCGTGGCCGCACCGTGACCTTCACCTTCCGTCAGCCCACCTCGGCGGAACGGGATACCGTGGAAACGTTCCACGGCATGGTCGGTTCCAGTCCCTTGACCCGGGAGGTCTTTCGCAAGATCAGCCTGTACGGGCCGACGACCGCCAGCGTGGTGGTGACGGGGGAGACGGGCTCGGGCAAGGAGCTGGTGGCTCGCGCCCTGCACGACTGCAGCGATCGGGACGCTGGTCCCTACGTCGCCGTCAATTGCAGCGCCATTTCGGCGGAACTGCTCGAATCGGAACTTTTCGGTCATGAAAAGGGCGCTTTCACCGGGGCGGTGCGCACGCATGTCGGCCGCTTCGAGCGAGCGGATGGCGGCACCCTGTTTCTTGACGAAATCGGTGACATGCCTCTGCATACCCAGGCCAAGCTGCTGCGGGTGCTGGAAGAGGGGACCTTTGAGCGGGTTGGCGGCGAGAGCACCCGCCGTATTGATGTACGCATCGTGGCCGCCACCAACGTCCCCCTCGAGCAGGCGGTGGGGCAGGGGCGTTTTCGGGCGGACCTTTACCACCGCCTCTCGGTGCTGCGCATCCATCTGCCGCCTCTGCGCGAGCGCAAGGAGGATATCCCCGCCCTGGTCACCCATTTCCTGCGGATCTTCAGCCAGAAATACGACCGTCGCATCCATCGCCTGACCGGCGAAGCGCTGGCACTGCTCCAATCCTACCTGTGGCCCGGCAATGTCCGCGAGCTGCGCAACGTCCTCGAACGGGTCTTTATCGAGACCCAGGGCGAGGTGATCGGGGCCAAGGCCTTCCGCGAGTGGATTCAGGAGCGCCGCCACTTTGCCGCCGGTGAATGGGGGAGCACAGCGGCTGAAACCCCACCTCTGATCCCGCCCTATCCGCTGCTTTCCGCGCCATCCTTGCTCGAAGGCCAGGCCGATATTTCTTCATCGGCAAACAGCCCCCGGCGCCAATCGACCCGGCCGGCCGAACTCGACGCCGACGAGATCCGCCGGGCCTTTCAGGCCGCCGACGGCAACCTGACCGCTGCCGCCCGTCTGCTCGGCGTTCATCGCGCTACCCTTTACCGCTATCTCGACAAGCTCGATCTTTCCCGCCGCGATCTTGAATCCTAG